AGGGTCATTGTATCCACCTCTGTATCTCCCACGCTGCAGTGTGCCAAGCAGGGCCTCTCAGTACCTCATACTTGCCCAAGAACAGGCAGAGGAGTTTCTGGCCTGCTAACACTAGTTTGCAGGAACAAAGGAATCCAGGTGCTCAGGCCAACAGTTAACGTTGCCCGTGTCTGGGGCCCTGTGCAGGGCAGTCATTGCTCTGCAGGAGGCAGCATTCCCTTGTCCTACTCCCACCATCCCAGTCCTTACAAGCACCTATCCTTCCTTCTACTGCCAGGCCTGCAGGGACAGTTCTATGCAGCAGCAGAAGCTTAATAGCCTCAACAGGCTCCAAAAAGGCTCAAGAAGCACAGCCTAATCCCCCTCCACAGAGGATACTCCAGGAGGGACAGGACTTGCCCCAGATTACACAGTTGTGTGTGGACCCACATCACAACACCATCGCAGGGCCCAATTCTCCTGCCAAGCCCACCCATTCATCTCCTGGAGACTTCACAGGACTTCAAGACCCCAAATGATGTCTGAATAAGAATTTATATATTAAGTGTGAGCTCTGTGGATTTTCCTTGGGATATGGGGACAAGGCTTTccttatcttcctttttctttcaaatctcaCCACAGGGcaccctgtcctctcccctcatCACCTCCCATGACCCTCCTCAACGAGAGCCCTGATCTAGACCCCAGGAGAAAAATCTAGGGTCCTATACTGATCATGATCAGAGCAGTGGTGTGGGGCCTTTACCTCCCACTACACCAGTCCAAAATCCTGGCTATACTTTAAAAACTGAGGGCCCACATCTGACCAGCACCCACCCGTGCCCACCCCTCACTGTACGGGGCACACCTTGGCAACCAGATTGCTGTGTCCCGGAGGCGGGTTCCACCCAGGCTGAAAATCTCCGTGATCTGGGGAAGAATTAACATCAGGGTCAACATGGCCAGTGGGGCTAACGCAAGGTCAGGGCAGGGTGAGGTGTCCCCCAGCACTGACCACGGGTgtgccagcccctcctgcctcctcctctggggccaATTCAGAGGCAGAGTCATCTTtgttctcctcctccttgtcctcctcagGGTCAGGTGGCTCTTGCTTCACAGGTGGCAGGCCTGGGTCTACTGCCTGGGAGAAGTGGGAAACGGGCAGCTGTCagaagggcagggctggcctgAAACTCTCTCTATCAGCCAACCTGTCACCGTGCTGACAATCCCACTGCTGTCACACTTGAGCCCAGAAAAACCATCTCTCTGCCTACAAATCTTCTGCATTCCTCAtagatttccatttttctgttagcTGGGCAGCAAAGCAGGCAAAACTAGTTGCCTGGGGAGGATGGGGCATCTGTCAGACAGGCGGGATAATTCTGTGAGAGGATGTAATCAGCACACGTAACTACTTTGCTCAAAGAACCATCATGGCTCACCATCAGTCTGCTCACAGACCACCCATCACAGACCCCCACCTTGCTGGGGCAGCCAGGCAGCAATACAGGAGAAGTCAGGATGGCTGTGCCCGGTGTCCAGTCTTCCAGGGCATCCGCCTTCTCTTGCTTCACCTGGGGTAAGGCCACAACCCAACTCAGGCCAGGGCACTGGGCCTCCTGTGTGAAGCAGGATTGCAGCAGACTTGGTCCCAGCTTCCCAGCACGAGGCTGGGCAGGGTTGGGAAGGGCAGGATAAGGTGGGACCCTCACCTGCAACAGAGCTTCTGTGGAAGCTGGGGCCGGGCCAGGCACCTGCACAGGACTGCTTGCACCCTCCCGTAAGAACACAAGGTCGGTGCCAGGTGGGGGCAGCACAAAACCactgcctgcttcctgcttcaCTGGAGTCTGGGCATGGTCTGGTCGGGCTGTGGGTGTGACCAAGGGAGGCTTCAAGGTTTGACCCAAACAGGGCCTTCGAGTAGAGCCAGGCCTCTTTCGACGAGGGTACGGCGGGGGCGGCCCTGCCCCATCCTCGGACTCTGCCCAGACACTTGGCAGGAGCCGCTTCTGTAAGGAGAAATGGGGTGTTATGGCCACCTGGTTCAATAACCAACCACACTACTCTGCCCTGATCAGTGTATGCCTGCTAATCACCCCCATCAGTACTAGTACAGAATCTGCTTATATACGAGCCCCCCCATCGTCAAGCCTGCTAGTCTCCTGTGGGCAATGCCAGTGCCACCCAGATTCCTCGCTTATCCCAGGACAATGTCTGCTAATTGCCTGCCAAACCCACGGCCCCACCCATTGCTCTGAAGCTGCAGGACCTATCTAGCCTGTCCCCACCCACCTACTAGGCCTGCCCACCCTTCCCAGGCACTGGGGGGGCCTGCCCTATTTGTCCCCACTACCTGACCCTTCCTGCTGCACCCACCATAGCAAACTGCAGGCACTGGCGCCAGCGACACTTCTGGCGCTTCTGGTTGCTGCCCCCAAATTTGGGCTTGTCACAGCAGAAGTCGCAATGGCCACAGTCCATGCGCCGCAGGCAAGCTGCACAGGCCCCACACTTGCGGTTCTGCCGGCGGTTTGTGTAAGGCTGCTGGGGAACAGAGAAAGGAGGTTGCTGTCACTAAGACAATTATAATGTTTCTCCTGTTACTTTTCCACTAGCCTGGCTGGAGGGAACTGGTTGCACACTAGTCTTAGCCTGACTCCCTACTAGTCACAATTCAGTGCCTTCTAGTCCAACACCAGGCACCATCACTGCACCAGATGGCCCTCGATACAAGGATCGTAGCTGCTCCAACACAGTATCCAAGACTGGGCACCAACACCATGTCCTGGACTCCTGCCTCCAGCAGGATTTTGCTGACCCTCTATTAGCTCCCATCACTGCGCCTGCAATGTCTGCTCATCTTATGTGAACTTCAGTCTGTGCCAGTTTTTCCTTTATTAGCTCCACCAGAGTGTTGGTTCATCTGACTGTCACTATCACTGCACCTGTTGATCCCATATTAATCCCTCCCCCATGGTCTGCTTATTGCACACTACTACCCATCACTGTGCCTTACTATTCCCCTATTAGGCACACTGCAGCATCTGCTTCTTTGGTGTTAAACCAAATGCCCTGGGAGAGTCTAGGCTTGTCCAGGTAGGGTGAGACCACTCACTAGCTCATCCTCGACTACACGATAATAGATGAATTCGGCAGGTGGTGAAGGGGGGCTCTGGGGTGCTGCAGAGGCAAATGGGTGGGGTCAGGGCAGGTGGGTGAGGTTATGGTTGTGCCTTCCCCCTGCCCACCAGGGCCTCACCGGCTCTGGAGACTCTGGAGGCTGTGACGGGGGAGGTGGAGGCGGTGGCTGGGCTCGGGGGCGCCGCCGGGGAGCCACCTTAGCGTCGCAGCCTCCCCTGCGGCGGCCATGTTTACCCTGGGAAAAAGCCAGAAGGATACTTTAGACTTGATGGCACAAGGCAGACAAAgaaccacctcccaccccctagGAGTGCAGAAAGCATGCGTGTAGGACAGGCAGGCAGAGTGTGGGGTGGGGCACTCACAGCAGGGGGAGCCACAGCTAGGGGAGGGCGTCGTTGACATCGCTGATGGTGACGACGGAGACGGTGGGCAAGGTGCTGGCAGACAGGGACAGGTAGTTGGGGCCAGGGCGGTGAGCATGGGGTTGGGGAGAAAAGAAGACATGAGGTGGGCAAGGCCAAGTTGGaagaaagcagcagcagcagctttaaTAGCAGAATgagctctgccccagccctgaccccaccagCGCTGGCCCCTCCAGCCTGACTCACCCGCAGGCAACGCCGCTGGACGCACCTCCACTGGCGCCTGAGACCGGGGCGGGGAGGGCGAAGGCAGACTCGACAACGGCCACAGTCCTCTCGGGTCTGACAGCCCCGGCATACTCCACACCCTCGGCTCTGCAGGGGGGCCGGAGGTGTGATGTATGGGGCCAGGGCTacggggccagggctggggtgagcTTGGGCCCACCCCACCTGCTCGACTCACCCTTTCCACAATCCGGAGGCACCGTCTTCGCTCACACTTGCAGAAGAGCCCCGAGGCCACATCATGGGGCAACTGCAGAAGGCAGGTGGAGCAGGCCCCACAGTCTTCCGTTACCTGGCAGGCCGCACACTCCCCGCAGCCCACACGCTGCCAGGAATGGGTGGGGCAAGGTCACAGGTCCAGGCAGAGTGGCTCCAGGAGCACTGCCCCTCACGTTTCTGCTGACCCCACATTAGGCCCTATCACTATGTCTACTAGTCTCCCATCTGCCTCATCACTGTCTGATAATTACTGATGAGCCACCATCATTGAGGCCATAACAATGTTTACTGTTCCCCTGTTAACCTCATCACTGTGTCTACTGACAGCCCATTAACTCCCATTACTGTTGGCTGGCTACAGCCAGCTCTCTACAAAATGACTGACACCCTGTGGATCCAACACCGTTCCTTCAGACCCTCAACAGCCCCCATCACATCACTGCACACTTGTCAGGAGGAGGCAGGTCATGCTTACCTTAAACTTCCTCTGCTCCCGGTTAAAAGCAATTCTCTGTGctgcagggaggaagaaaggagaagagaaatatAAAGGGAGCATCAGATATCTAACCTcaccactgcctctgccctgacATCTACCATTCAACCTCCAGCCAGACACCTGCCTCCTAGCCTGCTCCAGCTCTACCTCCCAGTGCCCTAGGGGCAACTCACCTCGGCAGTCCTTGCACAATGTCTTGAGCCGCTGCCTTCGGGTACCATCCCCTGAGAAGCTGATTCCACAGTTCTCACAGCACCTGAGGTGGGAAACATGGATGTGGGGCCCTGAGTGCACCCCTAAGCACAACCCTCATAGACTTGGCTCACTTTAGGCCAACACTCACCCAGGTGCAGGAAGTGAAGCTGGGGCTGTGTCAGCATCAGCCTTGGTCTCATCCCCTGGGGCCTCCTTCCTGACCTCACTCTTCTGGGGTCCAACCTGACGTTTCCGAGCCTTGGCTGGCCTCGAAGCCTTCTTCCGCTTCCTGCTGGGGATGGCCACGGAATGAGAGGACTGGGCCTAGAGATGAGAGCAAGGGCAGGAAGAATGTAGGTCAGTGGTGGATGTTAGGTGGCTCAGCCACCCCTGCTTCGGTACCCCTCACTGTATAGTACCTTGGGTGCTGGATAGCACAGGATGCCTTGTTTGAAGTCAAAGAGGGTGAGGTCGCATGCAGGGCCCAGGTACCGGGTCAGCTCAACTTTGCTTCGGATCCTGTctcctgtggggctgggggtgggccaaCATGTAATGGTACATAGGTGGAGCCATTGCCACTCCACCCACACAACCCTCCCACTGGGCTGGCGAATAGGTCTGCAGAGCTGGTGGGATATAGGAGGCAGCCTGAGATCGGCCTATGAACCCTGAACAGGCCCTACTCCAACTAACCCTGAACAGCAGGAATATAAAAAGGGTATAAATACCAGCATGTATacaaacattaataaataatataaacataagTGGATATGCATGTATTTATAACAGGTGCTACTAGTGGTATTCTATGtaagtgaaaataaacacaaataggAACGCAAATGTATTAAATAACATGTAACTGTGTTAGCATTACATactaaatatgtaaacaaataatgaaaacttATATAAGAAACaagcaaatgttttaaatacagctggcccttgaacaacatgggtttgaactgcacgggtccacttatacacagatttttttcaacaaacacagtggaaaaatttttggagatttGTGACTATCTGAAAAACCTCGAACCACGTAgcctagaaatattgaaaaaattaagaaaaagttaggtatgtcatgaatggataaaatatatgtagatactagtctattttgtcatttactaaaataaaatatacataaatctatcacaaaaaactaaaacttatcaaaacttacacacacaaacacttaaAGACCATATGTGGCACCATTCACAGTCAAGAGAAACTAACAAATGTAAAGATGCGTATAACATCacaaatgcataaaattaactgCAGTACACAGCGTACCACTATAATAATCTCATAGGCACCCTCCGTTGCTATTGCAGTGAGTTCAAGTGTTGCGAGTATCTACTTAAAATGCCATGGAAGGCTAATCATCTCCAAGTGAGCAGTTTGTTTCTCTAGTAAATTGTACATCACAGTAGAAAGTGACCCCTTGTGGTTCCCACAtcattttcattgtgttttgtgCAATATCGTAAGCCTTGAATATAACACCATGGGACCCAAAGTGTAGCTAGTGGTGCTGGAAGTGCtcccaagaagcagagaaaagtaaTGACATTACAACAAAAAGTTGAATTGCTTGATATGTACCGTAGATTGAGGTCTGCAGCTGTGGTTGCCCGCCAATTCAAGATTAATGAATCCAGCGTAAGgactattataaaaaaagaaaaggaaattcatgaAGCTGTTGCTGCAGCTATGTCAGCAGGTGCGAAAACCTTGCACTTTTTGCAAAATATCTTTCTATCTCATACTGAAAATGCAGCTTTCATGTGGGTGCAGGATTGCTATAAGAAAGGCATACCTATAAATTCTAATATGATTTGAGAAAAAGTGAATTCATTATATGACaacttaaaagcaaaaggaaggtaAAGGCTCTAAAGCTGGAGAACTGAATGCCAGCAAAGGATGGTTTGATACTTTTAGAAAGAGGTTTGGCTTAAAAAAAGTCAACATAACAGGAGAAGTTGCTTGCCAACCAAGAGGCAGAAGACATTAAGAAAATCATCGAGGAGAAAGGATATTTCCCTGAAGAGGTTTTTAACATAGACAAAAGCGCCCTATTCtgaaacaataacaacaacaacaacaacaacaacaacaacaacaacaacaaaactgtcATAAAGGACATTTATCAGTAAGGAAGAGAAGTGAGCACAGAATTTAAGACAGGAAGGGGAAGGCTGACTCTCCTGTTTTGTGCAAATGCTGTCAGGTTTGGAATCAGGACTGCCCTTATTTATAATGTTGCTAACCCTTGAGCcttgaagggaaaagataaacacCAGCTGCCAGTCTTTTGGTTGTCCAAGAAGCCTGGTCAGTGGGAACCCTTTTTCTGGACTGGTTCCATCAATGCTTTGCCCCTGAAGTCAGGAGGTACCTTGCCAGCAAGGGACAGCTTTTATAGTTCTTTTGATATTGGACAGTGCCGCTGGCTACCCAGAACCCCATGAGTTTGACACCAAATGAGTCAAAATGGTCAACTTGCCCCCAAACACAACATCTCGAATTCAGCCTAAATCAGGGAGTCCTAAGAACCTGGAAGGCTCATTACAAATGGTACTCTATGGAAAGGACTGTCAACACTATGGACGAGAACCCTCATAGAGAGAACATCATCAAAGTCTGGAAAGACTGCCATTGAAGATGCCATCATTGTTATAGAAAAAGCCACGGAAGTCATCAAGCACCAAACAATAAATTCCTGCTGGATAAAACTGTCCAGATGTTATGCATGCTTTCTCAGAACTTAGGACCAAGGCAGTCAACAAAATCATGAAAGAGCCAGTAGAGATGACAacaaggtgggaagggatgaagggTTTCAAGATACAGATATTGTATTTAGGAGCCAATATATACCATACCAAAGAAAGTAACATAAGATGACTTGATGGAGATGAGTGCAGCCAAACCAGGGCCAGATgatgaggaagaagatgaaggagtgttcaaaaaaaaaaaaaaaaaaaaaagacataagacaATCTAGCAGAAGAGTTCCAATATGTAAGACTGCTTTGACTTCTTTTAAGACATGGACCCGTCTATGATATGGGCACTGAAACTAAAGCAAATGGTGGAAGAAAGATTAGAACTGTACAGAAACATTTTTGGAGAAATGAAAGCgcaaaaaaagtcagacagaaattACGATGTAGTTCTGTAAAGTTACACCAAATGTGCCATCCTCTATGCCTCTCTTTCTACCTCCTCCTTCTACTGCCTCTGCCACcaacctctcctcttcctcctcctcagtctACTCAACATGAAGACAACAAAGATGAAGACCTTTATGATGATCCACTTCCACTTAATGAATAGTGTATAATCACTGGGCCATACAGTTAATACTTATCTATTGCGTTTGTGTGTATCTTCGTGGGAAAATCCAACAAATGTATGACAAAGACTGTATGAGACGTTTTTGTGTCACCATCATCATTTCTCAAGTAGTCGTCATATCCAAGACTTGAAGTGGATAGACTATCCTCACACAGACATAAGGTGAgtgttatttaatataaaattaataatgtgttagttttcttagCTGATTTATAACTTTCAAAGAATATttcttgctttcaaagaattatatCACCGTACAGTATGCCTCTCTCTGGTAAATAGAAAAACTGCCTATCATCACaggtaagtgtttttttttaaatgtaacaatATTTCCAATATTATATTACGAATACGATTATAATACTAtatgccataaaaattttataacaattcattcattcattagtgtaTAGGTTAGGCTACCGTGAAATAATCTTATCAATTATAGCAGGCTACCATAAAGCAATCATATTGCTCCTTCTTCATTTCAATGCATGAACTgttatacctgtaaataaatgtcaatttttcatattatcttttcatttttaatgtctggTGTTAGCAATACGTATAATATCTACAATGTTTTGTATCATATAAGGTAATACTGATGTACTGACAGGCGATTCATCTTGTAAACGAAGTAAACTTACAGTACTGAAAAATACAGTACTGTAATGAACTTTTTATTCCTTATGACTTTTCTTAATAACACCTCCTCTAGCTTACCTTATTTTAAGAATACAGTACATAATACAtacaacatacaaaatatgtgttaatcaaCTGTTTATGTTATTGATAAGGCTTCCAGTCAACTGTAGGCTATGAGTGGTTAAGTTTTTAAGAAGTCAAAAGTTATATGGAAATTTTTGACTGCACATGGGATTGGCGGCtctaacccctgcattgttcaagggtcaactgtatacatataaataagtgtacatataaatatagatacaaataCATGTGTAAACAAAAATATGCAACTACATACAAAACAAAGTATAAGTAATTGGTGTTGGGAGATAATACTCCCCAAGTCTCATTTCTGCATGTCTTGCAAGAGCAGACTGACTATCCTTTGTTATGaactatcttttcaaggatgtgTGTACGGCATCAGCCTTGGAAGATAAGAGATAGGGTGTCCTTCCAGAGCAAAGGGAAGGCATCCTTGCTGCCATAATATTATAAAAGACTGGATACCTTAAGATCAGGGTTTCTTTCCTGCAACACAACCCACTGCACAGGCGGGTGCTAATTAGCCTTCTTCATGTCAGCCTGTGGGAATTGACATTCGAGGAACTGGCACAATAATGATGACATACTGGATACTGCTATTTCTGTAATAAACTATCTTtcatctctgacccaggagtctcataTCTCCTACCAGCATTCACAAAACTGTGACATACTCACTTATTAGCTTGCCCTAATTTAGGGTGAAATCATTGACCCTTTTCAGTCCTTGATAATTATACTTATAAATTGTTAATATGTGAGTAAGTGTACAACTAAACATTAATAAATGtaattgtatttataattttactataTTCCTCCAGGAAAACAGCAACTTACACACAAAAGAAGTTCAGAAAAAGTACAGAAAACTTAATAACTACATCACTAATATATTCCAAAAGACCTAAAATCCTTTAATGTAACTTgttttataaacatgtatgttcatgtacttATAGTCAGTTCTTATTATTCACCGTaattatgttctataaagtcactTTGAACACTGAATTAGTGAGTACAGAACCACTGCTCCTAGTGGAACTGCAGATTAAGTTCCTACAAGCCTCTGGTCACGTTTTTGTCAACTGATCAGTAtgtaaccttgttttatgtgcgtttctgtttaaagacaccctGCTTAATATATCCCTCTTACAAATAATTAACTGCATGGTCTCTGAATGATTTAAAGCCAGGAGCCTTGGAAGCCGTCTGTGTTATATACGTTCCTCTGTCAATGTCCATGTAAAACAAGCCAGTCTCATCAGCACTGAAAGTCTACTCTTCTGTATAACCCTTTTCCCATATAACACTTAGCAGGTGTTTCTTAAGTTCTTCTGCAGACTCTTATCTGCAGAACCTGCCTCGCTTGCAAATTTAACACTTTTCATGATGTATCACCTTCTGAAATGTGTGAGCCAGCCAACAGTAGCTGAGACAGGCTTAACATTTTCCTAACCCTAGGTAACAGGACTGTCAATGTTCTTTACTTTCAGTCTCAGAACGCTGTCCACTACACTCTGGTCATCATTTCATGGATCCATGAATTTAACCACTTTCCACCTTTTCCCTACCCTCATCACGTTCTATAGATGTTTCTTTAGCGCTTTCTGGAGCAGCCTCAAGTACTAATCGgcagatttcctcttctttttctagataTACTGCCTttttgattcattaacattgaactcacagccaacagcactgcAACTCATGCCTGAACAAAGCTTATTTAACATGAATTTTCACTTTACAGCACATCAGAGACTTGCATTTAGAACACTAGACAGTACTTCAACACTACACTTGGGGGCAActataaacagcaaaatcaccactaaaaactacaaaactgcagAAAACATGACACTAAGTAGACCTCAAAAAGGATACTTGTTTACAGTACAAGAGCTGAAATAAGAAAGCCTCATTCAACCTCAGGGCTGGGAACACATGCATTAGGAGACTTATTTTTTGCTGCTCTGGTACATATCCACGAATGACCGTGATAGCACAGTGATTATGACTTGGAGCTACAAACAAACTTTAGTGAGTAGgcacatttataaatatgaaCATTGTGAATAAAAAGAATCAACTGTATATGCATAACTTAACCCCACCCATGATTTTAACCACACCCCCTGATTTCACCCTGCCTAACCAGGCTCAGCCCTAATCCCTGACTGTGTCCACAACCACCCAGTACCTCTGGTAATAAGTGTCTGAGCGTCCACAGGTGGCACCTGACTTGCGAAAGACCTCACGGCGCTTCCAGccggggcccagggctgggcagtcCAGCCAGTCCTCAGCCATGGGGGCCACAGGAAGGAGCAGCGGCCTGCAACATGGAGGGAGCagtgggagaaactgaggctctaggAGGGGACATGTTGTGCCCCCAAGCCACACAAACCCGTGCTATCTATCAATGCTTGTTCAAGACCTAGGACCCGCCACAAGCAACCAGCcaatataaagaagagaaaacccccacccctactccatTCTTCCCTGTCCTGGGCCCAGGAGCTTATCATTCCACACCCTTCTTGACCTGGTAGCCCCATCCTCAACCCAAGGGCCCCTATCCTCAATGCATTCCTCACTCTCAGCGTCCTAATCCCCGattcctccccatcctcagccTGAGAAAGCTCATTCCTCCCATCCTCAGCCCAAGAGGTCCCTATACCACTCGTCCTCAGACCAAGGTCCCAGTACTCTACCTCAGCGTCCTGACCTTCCATTCATTCCCTTCCTTGACCCAGGAGTCACTAATTTCTCTCTTCCAGTCTTTAACACTCCCATTCCTTTCCTGTCTGCTGTCCTATTATCCTGCTACCTCAGTGTTATTGCCTCAAGTTTCTTCTGTCCTCTGCCAGAGAGCCTCCAACTCCTCCATATACTTGACCTTAACAGCCCCTCATTCCTTCTGCTCCTCAGCCTGAAAGCCTTCCCCATCTTATTTTCCCTCTGTCAGTGTTCCAAGCCAGAATTCGTTCCCaagcccccaaacctccctaTTCCTCTCTTCTGAAGCTAAAAAGTTCTCTTCAGCGTCCTCAACCTCCATTCCTCTCAGCGGCTTGAGAGAACCTGATTTCTCCCTTCAGCATTCTGAACCCCCCAGACCATTCCTCTTCGTTCTTGGCCCAGGATCATGCCATCCCTAACTGTCAGCGTTCTGACCACCTATTTCTCATTGTCCTCCATACGAGACCCCGGCCCCTCCCCTTTAGCATACCAATGCCCCATTTCTCCCTGTCATCAGCCTGAGAGCCCCTCATTTCTCCCCCTTAGCGTTCTGAACCCTCATTTCTCTCACCTTAACCTGAGAGGCCCCGATATCTCCCCTTAGCGTTCGGATCCTCCCCCATTCCTTTCCGTCCTCGTCCAAGATCCCGACATTTCCACCTGTCAGACTTCTGAGCCTCATTCCTCCCCGTTCTCTGCCTAAATCTCTCCATTACTCCCCTTCAATATTCCGACGCCGCCATTCCTCCCACTCATCGGCCTGAGGGCCCTTCATTGCTCTCCGTCAGCGTTCTGAGTCTCAGTTCTTCCCCATTCTCTGCCTGAGCGGTCTCCATTTCCAACCCCACAACTGTCTCACCAGCTCGGCTCCCGGCAGGTACCTTCCGCCGCTCTAGGTCCGCGGACCCATGGCGAGGGTCCCGCCTCTGACTCCCGCCTTGCCcagctcctcttcttcctcctccgcAGCGGCTTCCTCTGAAGCGGTAGCTGTCGCCTCCGCGGCGGTTCGTTGCT
This window of the Camelus ferus isolate YT-003-E chromosome 30, BCGSAC_Cfer_1.0, whole genome shotgun sequence genome carries:
- the MBD1 gene encoding methyl-CpG-binding domain protein 1 isoform X24, with protein sequence MAEDWLDCPALGPGWKRREVFRKSGATCGRSDTYYQSPTGDRIRSKVELTRYLGPACDLTLFDFKQGILCYPAPKAQSSHSVAIPSRKRKKASRPAKARKRQVGPQKSEVRKEAPGDETKADADTAPASLPAPGCCENCGISFSGDGTRRQRLKTLCKDCRAQRIAFNREQRKFKRVGCGECAACQVTEDCGACSTCLLQLPHDVASGLFCKCERRRCLRIVERSRGCGVCRGCQTREDCGRCRVCLRPPRPGLRRQWRCVQRRCLRGKHGRRRGGCDAKVAPRRRPRAQPPPPPPPSQPPESPEPQPYTNRRQNRKCGACAACLRRMDCGHCDFCCDKPKFGGSNQKRQKCRWRQCLQFAMKRLLPSVWAESEDGAGPPPPYPRRKRPGSTRRPCLGQTLKPPLVTPTARPDHAQTPVKQEAGSGFVLPPPGTDLVFLREGASSPVQVPGPAPASTEALLQAVDPGLPPVKQEPPDPEEDKEEENKDDSASELAPEEEAGGAGTPVITEIFSLGGTRLRDTAIWLPRAGNREGKMDVKCGRPRTHWRPQARAGNHEDGLEPMSVSHHLQLR
- the MBD1 gene encoding methyl-CpG-binding domain protein 1 isoform X21 translates to MAEDWLDCPALGPGWKRREVFRKSGATCGRSDTYYQSPTGDRIRSKVELTRYLGPACDLTLFDFKQGILCYPAPKAQSSHSVAIPSRKRKKASRPAKARKRQVGPQKSEVRKEAPGDETKADADTAPASLPAPGCCENCGISFSGDGTRRQRLKTLCKDCRAQRIAFNREQRKFKRVGCGECAACQVTEDCGACSTCLLQLPHDVASGLFCKCERRRCLRIVERSRGCGVCRGCQTREDCGRCRVCLRPPRPGLRRQWRCVQRRCLRHLAHRLRRHHQRCQRRPPLAVAPPAGKHGRRRGGCDAKVAPRRRPRAQPPPPPPPSQPPESPEPQPYTNRRQNRKCGACAACLRRMDCGHCDFCCDKPKFGGSNQKRQKCRWRQCLQFAMKRLLPSVWAESEDGAGPPPPYPRRKRPGSTRRPCLGQTLKPPLVTPTARPDHAQTPVKQEAGSGFVLPPPGTDLVFLREGASSPVQVPGPAPASTEALLQAT
- the MBD1 gene encoding methyl-CpG-binding domain protein 1 isoform X4, whose amino-acid sequence is MAEDWLDCPALGPGWKRREVFRKSGATCGRSDTYYQSPTGDRIRSKVELTRYLGPACDLTLFDFKQGILCYPAPKAQSSHSVAIPSRKRKKASRPAKARKRQVGPQKSEVRKEAPGDETKADADTAPASLPAPGCCENCGISFSGDGTRRQRLKTLCKDCRAQRIAFNREQRKFKRVGCGECAACQVTEDCGACSTCLLQLPHDVASGLFCKCERRRCLRIVERSRGCGVCRGCQTREDCGRCRVCLRPPRPGLRRQWRCVQRRCLRHLAHRLRRHHQRCQRRPPLAVAPPAGKHGRRRGGCDAKVAPRRRPRAQPPPPPPPSQPPESPEPQPYTNRRQNRKCGACAACLRRMDCGHCDFCCDKPKFGGSNQKRQKCRWRQCLQFAMKRLLPSVWAESEDGAGPPPPYPRRKRPGSTRRPCLGQTLKPPLVTPTARPDHAQTPVKQEAGSGFVLPPPGTDLVFLREGASSPVQVPGPAPASTEALLQEAQCPGLSWVVALPQVKQEKADALEDWTPGTAILTSPVLLPGCPSKAVDPGLPPVKQEPPDPEEDKEEENKDDSASELAPEEEAGGAGTPVITEIFSLGGTRLRDTAIWLPRAGNREGKMDVKCGRPRTHWRPQARAGNHEDGLEPMSVSHHLQLR